In Methylococcus geothermalis, one genomic interval encodes:
- a CDS encoding methyl-accepting chemotaxis protein: MKVSASWREHGTIAGRILRWFLILATVPSIALTLVTNHLSAGALRDRVQGELMFIALSKAEDVETYAYERIRAAVVLRNDRYLVASMNALQKYRREPGRYAKERQAFDADARPVLDFMVENLGFRNLIVFDPQGEVLYQSHPVQQLGSKLFEGPLKDSPLAKAVQHATTLLDAEISDFGAYPGSDKPLGYVVTPLFDIGGELVAILALQLDTDEVFAPFLDYSGLGDSGQTVVGSLDHHEIRIVSPLRNQPDAASRLRIQMGDIQGQGIQKAVLGNRDFGEIIGILKEPVLASWTYLPSFRWGLSVQMDVDEALALVDTQRLVNGGLLAFLLIPTTLAALLVSRTISRPVGEAIAAAETVAAGDLTANLDSDRNDETGKLLRALGRMTTYLNSLVGQVQKSIIELVSTSNTLTAMNRAQEEDISAFGATTNQIAAASREISATSEELLRTMADVTRMAGSTTEMANAGRNELADMEQVMRTLAESTGSIADKLNAISARASDISTMTTTIKRVAEQTNLLSLNASIEAEKAGEFGLGFAVVAREIRRLADQTAVATLDIETVVREMHAAVSVGVMEMDKFSEQVRRGVDETRRISQQFSRIIEQVGELTPRFDAVHEGMRSQSAGAIQIRDAMVALSESAMQSAQALEETNRASQRLETAIAELRKEIAIFRLS, encoded by the coding sequence GTGAAAGTTTCGGCTTCCTGGCGTGAACACGGCACCATCGCGGGACGCATACTCCGCTGGTTTCTCATTCTGGCCACGGTTCCGAGCATCGCGTTGACCCTGGTCACTAACCACCTTTCCGCGGGTGCGCTGCGCGACCGGGTGCAGGGCGAGCTGATGTTCATCGCCCTGTCCAAGGCGGAGGACGTCGAAACCTATGCCTATGAGCGGATAAGGGCGGCGGTGGTGCTGCGCAACGACCGCTATCTGGTTGCGTCGATGAACGCGCTGCAGAAGTACCGGCGCGAACCGGGCCGTTACGCCAAGGAACGGCAGGCATTCGATGCGGATGCGCGCCCCGTGCTGGATTTCATGGTAGAAAACCTGGGCTTCCGGAATCTGATCGTCTTTGATCCTCAAGGCGAGGTGCTATACCAGTCGCACCCGGTCCAGCAGCTCGGGAGCAAGCTCTTCGAAGGGCCGTTGAAGGATTCGCCGCTTGCCAAAGCGGTGCAGCACGCCACCACCCTGCTCGATGCCGAAATTTCCGATTTCGGCGCCTATCCGGGCAGCGACAAGCCGCTGGGATACGTGGTGACGCCGCTGTTCGACATCGGCGGAGAGCTCGTCGCCATTCTCGCCTTGCAGTTGGATACGGACGAGGTCTTCGCACCGTTCCTGGATTATAGCGGCCTGGGAGACAGCGGGCAGACCGTCGTAGGTTCGCTCGACCACCATGAGATACGCATCGTTTCGCCGTTGCGGAACCAGCCCGATGCGGCGTCCAGGCTGCGTATCCAGATGGGAGACATCCAAGGCCAGGGCATTCAGAAAGCGGTTCTAGGAAACCGGGATTTCGGGGAAATTATTGGAATACTCAAGGAGCCGGTGCTGGCCAGCTGGACCTATCTGCCATCATTTCGATGGGGCCTCTCCGTGCAAATGGACGTGGACGAAGCGCTTGCCCTGGTGGACACCCAGCGCTTGGTCAACGGCGGGCTGCTGGCGTTTCTGCTGATCCCCACCACGCTGGCGGCCTTGCTGGTCTCGCGCACCATTTCGCGCCCGGTGGGCGAAGCCATAGCCGCCGCCGAGACGGTTGCCGCAGGCGATCTCACGGCGAACCTGGACAGCGACCGGAACGATGAAACCGGCAAACTGCTCCGGGCCTTGGGGCGCATGACCACCTATCTCAATTCGCTGGTTGGGCAGGTGCAGAAATCCATCATCGAGCTGGTATCGACGTCCAATACGCTGACCGCGATGAACCGGGCTCAGGAAGAGGATATTTCCGCCTTCGGTGCCACTACGAATCAGATCGCCGCGGCGTCGAGGGAAATTTCGGCGACTTCGGAAGAGCTGTTGCGCACGATGGCGGACGTGACCCGGATGGCCGGCAGCACGACCGAAATGGCGAATGCCGGGCGTAACGAACTGGCGGACATGGAGCAGGTGATGCGCACCCTGGCCGAATCGACCGGTTCCATCGCCGACAAGCTCAACGCCATCAGCGCGCGCGCCAGCGACATCTCCACGATGACCACCACCATCAAGCGGGTGGCGGAGCAGACCAATCTTCTGTCGCTCAATGCCTCGATCGAAGCGGAGAAAGCCGGGGAGTTCGGTCTGGGATTCGCCGTCGTCGCCCGCGAGATCCGCCGCCTCGCCGATCAGACCGCGGTGGCGACCCTGGATATCGAAACCGTGGTGCGGGAGATGCATGCCGCGGTGTCGGTCGGGGTCATGGAAATGGACAAGTTCTCGGAGCAGGTCCGGCGCGGCGTCGACGAGACCCGCCGGATCAGCCAGCAGTTTTCCCGGATCATCGAACAGGTGGGGGAGCTGACCCCGCGGTTCGATGCCGTGCATGAGGGCATGCGCTCGCAGTCGGCCGGCGCGATCCAGATTCGCGACGCCATGGTGGCCTTGTCGGAAAGCGCGATGCAGTCCGCACAGGCGCTGGAGGAAACCAACCGGGCCTCGCAGCGGCTGGAAACGGCGATTGCCGAGTTGCGCAAGGAAATCGCCATCTTCCGCTTGTCCTGA
- the odhB gene encoding 2-oxoglutarate dehydrogenase complex dihydrolipoyllysine-residue succinyltransferase, which produces MRIEISVPPLPESVSDATLLDWHKKIGEAVSRGENLVDLETDKVVLEVPAPEDGVVTELRGGKGDVVVSGQPIAVIDTAIRPASPAVAVAAEKPAPVLSPAARRLVAEHALDPAQITASGREGRLTKQDVLDFLETRAPAEPAGVLPPARADRRVPMSRLRARIAERMLEAQHRTATLTTFNEVNLQRVFDIRNAHKTRFEQQHGTKLGFMSFFVKASVEALRRFPIVNASLDGEDIVYHDYYDIGIAVSTDRGLVVPILRDADKAGFAEIEKAIADFGQKARSGKLSLDELSGGTFTITNGGIFGSMLSTPILNPPQSAILGMHAIKERPMVEDGQIVIRPMIYLALSYDHRVIDGRDAVSFLFTIKELLEDPVRLMLEV; this is translated from the coding sequence ATGCGCATCGAAATCAGCGTGCCCCCTCTGCCTGAATCGGTCAGCGACGCGACGCTGCTGGACTGGCACAAGAAGATCGGCGAGGCGGTCAGCAGAGGCGAGAATCTGGTCGACCTCGAAACCGACAAGGTCGTGTTGGAAGTCCCTGCGCCGGAAGACGGCGTGGTGACGGAACTGCGCGGCGGCAAGGGCGACGTCGTGGTCAGCGGCCAGCCGATCGCCGTGATTGACACCGCGATTCGGCCCGCCTCGCCGGCAGTCGCCGTGGCGGCGGAAAAGCCGGCGCCGGTGCTGAGCCCCGCGGCGCGCCGCCTGGTCGCCGAACACGCCCTCGATCCGGCGCAGATCACGGCCAGCGGACGCGAGGGCCGGCTCACCAAACAGGACGTACTGGATTTTCTGGAGACCCGGGCTCCCGCAGAGCCAGCGGGAGTTCTCCCCCCAGCCCGGGCGGACCGCCGGGTACCGATGAGCCGGCTGCGGGCCAGGATCGCCGAGCGCATGCTGGAAGCCCAGCACCGGACGGCAACCCTGACCACATTCAACGAAGTCAATCTGCAGAGGGTGTTCGACATCCGCAATGCGCACAAAACCCGTTTCGAGCAGCAGCATGGCACCAAGCTCGGCTTCATGTCGTTCTTCGTCAAGGCGTCGGTGGAAGCCCTGCGCAGGTTCCCCATCGTCAACGCTTCCCTGGATGGCGAGGACATCGTCTACCACGACTATTACGATATCGGCATCGCCGTCTCGACCGACCGCGGCCTGGTCGTGCCGATCCTGCGCGATGCGGACAAGGCGGGCTTCGCCGAGATCGAAAAAGCGATCGCCGACTTCGGACAGAAGGCCCGCAGCGGCAAGCTGAGCCTGGACGAACTCAGCGGCGGAACCTTCACCATCACCAACGGCGGCATCTTCGGCTCGATGCTGTCGACGCCGATCCTCAACCCGCCCCAGAGCGCCATCCTCGGCATGCACGCCATCAAGGAACGACCGATGGTGGAAGACGGACAGATCGTGATCCGGCCCATGATCTATCTGGCATTGTCCTACGACCACCGCGTCATCGATGGCCGGGATGCCGTGTCGTTCCTTTTCACCATCAAGGAATTGCTCGAAGACCCGGTCCGGCTGATGCTCGAGGTTTGA
- a CDS encoding 2-oxoglutarate dehydrogenase E1 component, whose translation MNSKSGLFPNTTAFSEDNAGFVEALYEQFLRDPETVAPDWREKFRAFREGRTAEPVIPVRTGDIDRAVRKQAAVDRLIDQYRTHGHLSADNNPLRPASPSRDLDPARYGLDSTDMDTPFYLDVLHSDEKLPLRSILDTLRATYCRHVGVEYMHIMDSEIREWLRQSLEGSRAQGHFGPEQKRELLRLLTAAEGIEKYLHRKYVGQKRFSLEGAESLIPLLDELIQRCGAKGTREVVLGMAHRGRLNVLVNILGKKPELLFREFEGTEIPDGGSGDVKYHLGFSSDVESPGGPVHLTLAFNPSHLEIIDPVVEGSVRARQDRLPGDAEVAVVPVLIHGDAAFAGQGVVMETLNMAETRAYTTGGTIHIVINNQIGFTTSNPFDARSTLYCTDVANMIQAPVFHVNGDDPEAVLYITRLAVDYRMKFRRDVVIDLICYRRHGHNEADEPAVTQPLMYRFIRRHPPVRALYAERLAAMGIVSAEDAARMDNDYQEALAKGETVSRPLLGDAAGYIKTRWDRYRGVEWTAPTEAGPPVADLAAMAERMTALPDGFEAHARVEAIHTARRRMAAGELPADWGFAENLAYASLLWHGHNIRLTGQDVGRGTFFHRHAIVHDQRTGQAYAPLQHLKAGQGRFDIYDSLLSEEGVLGFEYGYSSSEPETLVIWEAQFGDFANNAQVVIDQFISSGETKWGRLSGLTLLLPHGYEGQGPEHSSARLERYLQLCAGNNMQVCVPTTPAQIFHLLRRQLLRPYRRPLIVLTPKSLLRHKLATSHLDELSGGGFRCLIGETDEHDPTRITRLVLCAGKVYYDLLETRRRENLDHIALIRIEQLYPFPREDFLAMLKRYPKAQELIWCQEEPENQGAWHQIKHRFLGVPDRSFNIGYAGPPMSASPAVGHFRQHIEQQKMLVERALVLPVNPTATME comes from the coding sequence CCGGGGACATCGACCGCGCCGTGCGCAAGCAGGCGGCGGTGGACCGGCTGATCGACCAGTACCGCACGCATGGCCACCTGTCGGCGGACAACAACCCGCTCCGGCCGGCTTCGCCTTCCCGCGACCTGGACCCGGCCCGCTACGGCCTCGACTCCACCGACATGGACACCCCCTTCTACCTGGACGTTCTGCACAGCGACGAGAAACTGCCGCTGAGAAGCATTCTTGACACCCTGCGGGCGACCTATTGCCGGCATGTGGGCGTGGAGTACATGCATATCATGGACTCGGAAATCCGCGAGTGGCTCCGGCAGAGCCTGGAAGGATCGCGCGCCCAGGGCCATTTCGGCCCGGAACAAAAGAGGGAACTGCTGCGCCTCCTCACCGCGGCCGAGGGCATCGAAAAATATCTGCACCGCAAATACGTGGGGCAAAAGCGGTTCTCGCTCGAAGGCGCAGAAAGCCTGATTCCCTTGCTCGACGAACTGATCCAGCGTTGCGGCGCCAAGGGCACGCGGGAAGTCGTGCTCGGCATGGCGCACCGCGGCCGCCTCAACGTCCTGGTCAACATCCTCGGCAAGAAGCCCGAGCTGCTGTTCCGCGAATTCGAGGGCACCGAAATTCCCGACGGAGGTTCCGGCGACGTCAAGTATCACTTAGGGTTTTCCTCCGATGTGGAAAGTCCCGGCGGCCCGGTCCATCTGACCCTGGCGTTCAACCCTTCGCACCTGGAAATCATCGACCCCGTGGTCGAGGGCTCGGTGCGGGCGCGCCAGGACCGGCTTCCCGGCGATGCCGAAGTCGCCGTGGTGCCGGTGCTCATTCATGGCGATGCCGCCTTCGCCGGGCAGGGCGTGGTCATGGAGACCCTCAACATGGCGGAAACCCGCGCTTATACGACCGGCGGCACGATCCACATCGTCATCAACAACCAGATCGGCTTCACCACCAGCAATCCCTTCGACGCCCGCTCCACGCTGTATTGCACCGATGTCGCCAACATGATCCAGGCGCCGGTGTTCCACGTGAACGGCGACGACCCCGAAGCGGTGCTGTACATCACCCGGCTCGCCGTCGACTACCGGATGAAATTCCGGCGCGACGTGGTGATCGACCTCATCTGCTACCGCCGCCACGGCCATAACGAGGCGGACGAGCCGGCCGTCACCCAGCCGCTGATGTACCGCTTCATCCGCCGGCATCCGCCCGTGCGGGCGTTGTATGCCGAACGACTCGCCGCAATGGGCATCGTTTCCGCAGAAGACGCCGCGCGGATGGATAACGACTACCAGGAGGCTCTCGCCAAAGGCGAGACCGTGTCCAGGCCGTTGCTGGGGGACGCCGCCGGATATATCAAGACCCGCTGGGATCGCTACCGGGGTGTGGAATGGACCGCGCCGACGGAGGCCGGCCCGCCCGTGGCGGACCTCGCCGCCATGGCGGAGCGGATGACGGCGCTGCCCGACGGCTTCGAAGCGCATGCCAGGGTCGAGGCGATCCACACGGCACGGCGGCGAATGGCGGCGGGCGAACTCCCGGCCGACTGGGGCTTCGCCGAAAACCTCGCCTACGCCTCCCTGTTATGGCATGGCCACAACATCCGGCTGACGGGCCAGGACGTCGGGCGCGGCACTTTCTTCCACCGCCACGCCATCGTCCACGACCAGCGCACCGGACAAGCCTATGCCCCGCTTCAGCACCTGAAAGCCGGCCAGGGCAGGTTCGACATCTACGATTCGCTGCTGTCCGAGGAGGGCGTGCTGGGCTTCGAATACGGCTATAGCAGCTCGGAACCCGAAACCCTGGTGATCTGGGAAGCCCAGTTCGGCGACTTTGCCAACAACGCCCAGGTGGTCATCGACCAGTTCATCTCCTCCGGCGAAACCAAGTGGGGCCGCCTGAGCGGCTTGACCCTGCTGCTGCCGCACGGCTATGAGGGACAGGGCCCCGAGCATTCCTCGGCCCGTCTGGAACGCTATCTCCAGCTCTGCGCCGGCAACAACATGCAGGTCTGCGTGCCGACCACCCCGGCCCAGATTTTCCATCTGCTACGGCGCCAGTTGCTGCGTCCCTACCGCCGCCCGCTGATCGTGCTGACGCCCAAGAGCCTGCTGCGCCACAAGCTGGCCACCTCGCACCTCGACGAACTCTCCGGCGGAGGATTCCGCTGCCTGATCGGCGAAACCGACGAGCACGATCCGACCCGAATCACCCGGCTGGTCCTGTGCGCCGGCAAGGTCTATTACGACCTGCTGGAAACCAGGCGTCGGGAGAATTTGGACCATATCGCCCTGATCCGCATCGAGCAGCTCTACCCCTTCCCGCGGGAGGACTTTCTGGCGATGCTGAAACGCTATCCCAAGGCACAGGAACTGATCTGGTGCCAGGAAGAGCCGGAAAACCAGGGTGCCTGGCACCAGATCAAGCACCGTTTCCTCGGCGTTCCGGACCGTTCCTTCAATATCGGCTATGCCGGCCCGCCGATGTCCGCCTCTCCCGCGGTCGGGCACTTCCGCCAGCACATCGAACAGCAGAAAATGCTGGTGGAACGCGCCCTGGTTCTCCCGGTCAATCCCACCGCTACGATGGAATAG